A genomic region of Dermochelys coriacea isolate rDerCor1 chromosome 18, rDerCor1.pri.v4, whole genome shotgun sequence contains the following coding sequences:
- the TMEM52 gene encoding transmembrane protein 52 isoform X2: MAGKVHRLCTGWSLLLLQAALCSSQSNCDSPDQCARNNSNWTSLWYVWLILLTVFLLLLCGITASCVKFCCRKKRPPVQTFPRRPYDMTVIAVDGDSTAHSTVTSYSSFQYPQSAPLPLPFGDMDSSTMSPPAYSLYAMELPPSYDEAIKMAKPYIETVLVGQKLNDILESVAPEEPNQHQGSSAPVTGELETQPSSEEPQVAAQGQPQL, encoded by the exons gcAGCGCTCTGCTCTTCCCAGAGTAACTGCGATAGCCCCGACCA ATGTGCTCGGAATAATTCTAACTGGACTAGCCTGTGGTATGTCTG GCTGATTCTACTGACAGTGTTCCTGCTCCTGCTATGTGGCATCACAGCGAGCTGTGTGAAGTTCTGCTGCCGGAAGAAGAGACCCCCGGTTCAAACCTTCCCTAGACGCCCCTACGATATGACGGTCATTGCCGTTGATGGCGATAGCACTGCCCACAGCACCGTGACCT CATACAGCTCTTTCCAGTACCCCCAGAGTGCCCCACTTCCACTTCCGTTTGGGGATATGGACAGCAGCACCATGTCTCCCCCAGCCTATAGCCTCTATGCCATGGAGTTGCCTCCCTCATACGATGAGGCCATCAAAATGGCTAAGCCCTACATCGAGACGGTGTTGGTGGGCCAGAAACTCAATGACATCCTTGAGTCAGTGGCACCAGAAGAGCCAAATCAGCACCAAGGTTCCTCTGCTCCTGTGACCGGTGAACTGGAGACACAGCCAAGTTCAGAAGAACCACAAGTTGCAGCACAAGGCCAACCTCAGCTCTAG
- the TMEM52 gene encoding transmembrane protein 52 isoform X1 gives MAGKVHRLCTGWSLLLLQQAALCSSQSNCDSPDQCARNNSNWTSLWYVWLILLTVFLLLLCGITASCVKFCCRKKRPPVQTFPRRPYDMTVIAVDGDSTAHSTVTSYSSFQYPQSAPLPLPFGDMDSSTMSPPAYSLYAMELPPSYDEAIKMAKPYIETVLVGQKLNDILESVAPEEPNQHQGSSAPVTGELETQPSSEEPQVAAQGQPQL, from the exons caggcAGCGCTCTGCTCTTCCCAGAGTAACTGCGATAGCCCCGACCA ATGTGCTCGGAATAATTCTAACTGGACTAGCCTGTGGTATGTCTG GCTGATTCTACTGACAGTGTTCCTGCTCCTGCTATGTGGCATCACAGCGAGCTGTGTGAAGTTCTGCTGCCGGAAGAAGAGACCCCCGGTTCAAACCTTCCCTAGACGCCCCTACGATATGACGGTCATTGCCGTTGATGGCGATAGCACTGCCCACAGCACCGTGACCT CATACAGCTCTTTCCAGTACCCCCAGAGTGCCCCACTTCCACTTCCGTTTGGGGATATGGACAGCAGCACCATGTCTCCCCCAGCCTATAGCCTCTATGCCATGGAGTTGCCTCCCTCATACGATGAGGCCATCAAAATGGCTAAGCCCTACATCGAGACGGTGTTGGTGGGCCAGAAACTCAATGACATCCTTGAGTCAGTGGCACCAGAAGAGCCAAATCAGCACCAAGGTTCCTCTGCTCCTGTGACCGGTGAACTGGAGACACAGCCAAGTTCAGAAGAACCACAAGTTGCAGCACAAGGCCAACCTCAGCTCTAG